The proteins below are encoded in one region of Mya arenaria isolate MELC-2E11 chromosome 15, ASM2691426v1:
- the LOC128219913 gene encoding monocarboxylate transporter 12-like: MGGGGREKTANGKSTENGDTNQSSPKSTDKLQKQSEEDDDRIPPPDGGWGWMVVLASFIIHVIADGIVYSFGIFYIEFLDYYKGGKGETAWVGSLVPGVTLSVGPLASILTNKYGCRACTIAGSIIASAGFVLSLAAPNLYFLYFSFGIMAGLGFGLIYLPAIVSVGYYFEEKRAFATGLAVCGSGLGAFIFNPFSKYLIDEFGWRGAILIEAGIILNCVICGAMFRPLQRRKGVKGAGGKSGGNKEKQPLMMKDSELVKDRLELELVVHAHGDDDYTTASQPSSPNHVVSQMTLLDAPPRRETALFRSEGALHRTGSGHKPVVPSPLTVDSTGQQRPPGVRRQHSEDHHHYHQHHHYNHRSGARHPTALGGNLYGSGSLMNISLQRSHPALYIASIASIPHEHTDIQKRLCCCLIPADLYFSLKQMCDLSLLKDYVFLMFVISNFFTSIGFNMPFIFLTDRAVDEGISEEDAKWLVSAIGISNTVGRVLFGFLADRRGVNRLMLYNCALTICGVATALCPLCYNFSLLVVYACVFGLFIGVYVSLTSVVLVDLLGLEMLTNSFGLLLMFQGIATLVGPPIAGWLYDGTGSYDISFIVAGIVVAFSGVMLFFIPLVRKCLIIDDESVSGDEIAIEDGEAV, from the exons ATGGGAGGTGGTGGAAGGGAGAAAACGGCAAACGGGAAGTCGACGGAAAACGGCGACACAAATCAAAGTTCGCCGAAGTCTACCGACAAGTTACAGAAACAGTCCGAGGAGGACGATGATAGGATTCCCCCGCCGGACGGGGGGTGGGGATGGATGGTGGTCTTGGCGTCATTTATCATCCATGTGATAGCTGATGGCATTGTGTATTCATTCGGCATTTTCTACATCGAATTTCTTGATTATTACAAAGGCGGGAAGGGCGAGACGGCGTGGGTTGGATCGTTGGTGCCTGGAGTTACCTTAAGCGTCG GTCCTCTGGCGAGTATATTGACAAACAAGTACGGATGTCGGGCGTGCACTATAGCGGGGTCCATTATAGCGTCGGCTGGCTTTGTCCTCAGTCTGGCGGCGCCAAATCTCTACTTCCTCTACTTCAGTTTCGGCATCATGGCGG GCCTGGGGTTCGGTTTGATATACCTGCCGGCCATCGTGAGCGTCGGCTATTACTTCGAGGAAAAGAGGGCGTTTGCCACAGGCCTTGCCGTCTGTGGTAGCGGTCTGGGGGCTTTCATTTTCAACCCGTTCTCCAAGTACCTTATTGACGAGTTTGGGTGGCGCGGCGCCATTCTCATTGAGGCGGGGATTATCCTAAACTGTGTTATTTGTGGGGCTATGTTCAGACCTTTACAGCGGCGGAAAGGCGTTAAAGGTGCAGGCGGGAAGAGTGGTGGTAATAAGGAAAAACAGCCCTTAATGATGAAGGATTCGGAACTTGTAAAGGACCGTTTAGAGTTGGAGTTAGTTGTGCATGCGCACGGAGATGATGATTACACGACCGCCTCTCAGCCATCCTCCCCAAATCACGTGGTCAGTCAGATGACGTTGCTGGACGCGCCGCCTCGTAGGGAGACTGCGTTATTCCGGAGCGAGGGGGCACTCCACCGGACGGGCAGCGGGCATAAGCCAGTGGTCCCCTCGCCGCTCACAGTGGACAGCACGGGGCAGCAGCGGCCGCCGGGCGTGAGGCGGCAACACTCAGAGGACCACCATCActaccaccaacaccaccattaTAACCACCGCAGCGGTGCGCGACACCCCACTGCTCTTG GCGGGAACCTGTACGGCAGCGGGAGTCTGATGAATATATCCCTGCAGCGCTCGCATCCAGCGCTGTACATCGCCTCGATCGCCTCCATTCCGCACGAACATACGGACATTCAGAAGAGACTGTGCTGCTGTCTCATCCCCGCCGACTTGTACTTCTCACTCAAGCAAATGTGTGATCTCAGCCTTTTGAAAGACTATGTTTTCCTCATGTTCGTTATTTCTAACTTTTTCACGAGCATTGGCTTCAATATGCCGTTCATATTCCTCACCGATCGTGCCGTTGACGAAGGGATTAGTGAGGAGGATGCAAAATGGCTCGTCTCGGCGATAGGAATTTCCAACACGGTGGGGCGGGTACTATTTGGCTTCCTAGCGGATCGTCGAGGTGTGAACAGGCTCATGTTGTATAACTGCGCATTGACAATCTGCGGGGTGGCCACGGCGCTCTGTCCCCTCTGTTACAACTTCTCACTACTTGTTGTCTACGCCTGTGTGTTCGGACTGTTCATAG GAGTGTACGTATCGCTGACGTCAGTGGTGCTGGTTGACCTGTTGGGTTTGGAAATGCTCACAAACTCATTCGGACTACTGCTGATGTTCCAGGGCATAGCTACACTTGTAGGACCACCAATTGCTG